From Oreochromis aureus strain Israel breed Guangdong linkage group 4, ZZ_aureus, whole genome shotgun sequence, a single genomic window includes:
- the tmem150b gene encoding modulator of macroautophagy TMEM150B, which translates to MQLWALLPVCLAFFGTAGIWTVFAIAVTNGSVNLTEGIPYISQCGTYNPQSCLFSQVCNICCFLALWVVVIRFQQVRDYGDHGKANIASIVLGFISSISISITGNFQQSVLMIIHTVGAVLAFFLGLAYFWVQLYLTYRAHPSQDRWWVGPVRATFCIICTATVIVMSILHITGVSSGAAACEWILVMSFFCLFGLFAAEFRHIDCHSLTVQKQMFTNDRSHASIQMNGYVINTIS; encoded by the exons ATGCAGCTGTGGGCATTGCTCCCCGTCTGCCTGGCTTTCTTTGGCACTGCGGGCATTTGGACTGT atttgCAATAGCTGTAACAAATGGATCAGTCAACCTAACAGAGGGAATCCCGTACATCAG CCAGTGTGGCACTTACAACCCGCAGAGCTGTCTCTTCTCCCAGGTCTGCAACATCTGCTGCTTTTTAG CCCTGTGGGTTGTGGTGATCCGTTTCCAGCAGGTCAGAGACTATGGTGATCATGGAAAAGCCAACATTGCCAGTATTGTTTTAGGATTCATCTCCTCCATATCGATCTCCATCACCGGGAACTTCCAG CAATCAGTCTTAATGATTATTCACACTGTGGGAGCAGTCCTGGCTTTCTTCCTTGGCCTGGCCTACTTCTGGGTACAGCTGTATCTAACTTATCGGGCTCATCCATCGCAGGACCGATGGTGGGTGGGGCCTGTCAGGGCGACCTTCTGCATCATCTGTACTGCCACGGTCATTGTTA TGTCCATTCTCCACATCACAGGCGTTTCCTCCGGAGCTGCAGCGTGTGAATGGATTCTGGTGATGTCGTTCTTCTGCCTCTTTGGCCTTTTTGCAGCCGAGTTCAGACACATCGACTGCCACAGCCTCACCGTACAGAAGCAAATGTTTACGAATGACCGCAGCCACGCATCAATACAAATGAATGGCTATGTTATAAATACAATAAGCTAA
- the LOC120440029 gene encoding adenylosuccinate lyase-like, producing the protein MIGMRISLPESFLTADIILSTLQNITEVVYPKVIKRHISNELPFMATENIIMGIVKAGGNRQECHEKIRVLFQEAAAVVKQEGGDNDLLGRIQRDPYFAPILGQLDALLDPKTFIGCAPQQVQPYFSSVWQQMIGDGSLHPSCSSPITAAVPAAPLGDGDDC; encoded by the exons ATGAttggaat GAGGATCTCCCTGCCCGAGTCCTTCCTGACAGCAGACATCATCCTCAGCACGCTGCAGAACATCACAGAGGTGGTCTACCCCAAAGTCATCAAGAGACACATCTCCAATGAGCTGCCCTTCATGGCCACAGAGAACATTATTATGGGGATAGTGAAGGCAGGAGGCAACAGACAG GAGTGCCACGAGAAGATCCGTGTTCTGTTCCAAGAGGCAGCAGCTGTGGTTAAACAGGAAGGTGGAGATAATGACCTACTGGGCAGAATCCAGCGAGACCCCTACTTTGCACCCATTCTAGGGCAGCTGGATGCTTTGCTGGACCCCAAGACCTTTATTGGGTGTGCTccacagcaggtacagccttATTTTTCTTCAGTCTGGCAACAGATGATTGGAGACGGGAGTCTTCATCCAAGCTGCAGCTCCCCTATTACTGCAGCTGTGCCTGCTGCCCCCCTTGGCGACGGTGACGACTGTTAA
- the adsl gene encoding adenylosuccinate lyase, translated as MAGAEEMNKYRSPLVSRYASKEMSYNFSDKKKFTTWRKLWIFLAKAEKALGLPITDAQIAEMESHAEDIDFAMAAEEERKLRHDVMAHVHTFAHCCPTAAPIIHLGATSCYVGDNTDLIALRDGFNILLPKLARVIDRLANFAEEYADLPTLGFTHFQPAQLTTVGKRACLWLQDLVMDVRNLERARDDLRFRGVKGTTGTQASFLQLFQGDHDKVEELDKMVTEMAGFKKAYLVTGQTYSRKVDIDCLSTLASLGASVHKICTDIRLLANLKEIEEPFEKEQIGSSAMPYKRNPMRAERCCSLARHLIALMADPLQTASVQWLERTLDDSANRRISLPESFLTADIILSTLQNITEGLVVYPKVIERHIRHELPFMATENIIMAIVKAGGNRQECHEKIRVLSQEAAAVVKQEGGDNDLLGRIQRDPYFAPILGQLDALLDPKTFIGRAPQQVKTFLAEEVRPLLEPYKANMDVKVELVL; from the exons ATGGCCGGAGCCGAAGAGATGAATAAGTATCgctcacctctggtgtccagatACGCCAGCAAAGAAATGAGCTACAACTTCAGCGACAAAAAGAAATTCACCACTTGGAGGAAGCTGTGGATTTTCCTCGCCAAAGCGGAAAAG GCTCTGGGTCTGCCCATCACTGATGCTCAGATTGCAGAGATGGAGAGCCATGCAGAGGACATTGACTTTGCCATGGCGGCTGAAGAAGAGCGAAAGCTGAGGCACGATGTCATGGCGCACGTCCACACCTTTGCACACTGCTGCCCCACAGCTGCTCCCATCATCCACCTCGGAGCTACGTCATGCTATGTGGGAGACAATACT GATCTCATTGCATTGCGTGATGGCTTCAACATCCTCTTGCCCAAG CTGGCCAGAGTCATCGACCGGCTGGCAAACTTTGCAGAGGAATACGCTGACCTCCCCACGCTCGGCTTTACACACTTCCA GCCTGCCCAGTTGACCACAGTGGGGAAGCGAGCGTGTCTGTGGCTGCAGGATTTGGTGATGGATGTGAGGAACCTGGAGCGAGCCCGCGATGATCTTCGTTTCCGTGGAGTCAAGGGGACCACAGGCACCCAGGCCAGCTTCCTGCAGCTCTTTCAGGGGGACCATGACAAG GTGGAAGAGCTTGACAAGATGGTGACAGAGATGGCTGGCTTTAAGAA AGCCTACCTGGTGACTGGGCAGACGTACAGTCGTAAAGTGGACATAGACTGCCTGTCCACCCTCGCTAGTTTGGGAGCTTCTGTGCACAAG ATCTGCACAGACATCCGCCTGCTGGCCAACCTAAAAGAGATTGAGGAACCTTTTGAGAAGGAGCAGATTG GTTCCAGTGCTATGCCCTACAAGAGGAACCCCATGCGTGCAGAACGCTGCTGTAGCTTGGCCCGACATCTGATTGCGTTGATGGCCGACCCCCTGCAGACTGCCTCAGTGCAGTGGCTGGAGAGGACACTGGATGACAGCGCCAACAG GAGGATCTCCCTGCCCGAGTCCTTCCTGACAGCAGACATCATCCTCAGCACGCTGCAGAACATCACAGAGGGTCTTGTGGTCTACCCCAAAGTCATCGAGAGACACATCCGCCACGAGCTGCCCTTCATGGCCACAGAGAACATTATTATGGCGATAGTGAAGGCAGGAGGCAACAGACAG GAGTGCCACGAGAAGATCCGTGTTCTGTCCCAAGAGGCAGCAGCTGTGGTTAAACAGGAAGGTGGAGACAATGACCTACTGGGCAGAATCCAGCGAGACCCCTACTTTGCACCCATTCTAGGGCAGCTGGATGCTTTGCTGGACCCCAAGACCTTTATTGGGCGTGCTCCACAGCAG GTGAAAACATTCCTGGCTGAAGAAGTACGCCCCCTACTGGAGCCGTATAAGGCCAATATGGACGTCAAGGTTGAGCTTGTGCTTTAA